One genomic region from Curtobacterium sp. 9128 encodes:
- the pyrH gene encoding UMP kinase, with amino-acid sequence MTDEKTGRRRVLLKLSGEAFGAGSLGVNPDVISSIAKEIAIAAREVEVAIVVGGGNFFRGAELSQRGMDRGRADYMGMLGTVMNALALQDFLEQAGAATRVQSAISMTQVAEPYIPRRAERHLEKGRVVIFGAGAGLPYFSTDTVAAQRALEIGAEEVLVAKNGVDGVYSADPKKDPTAEKLHHVTYQDALLKGLKVVDATAFSLCMDNGMPMHVFGMEPGGNVQAAIRGERIGTVVSN; translated from the coding sequence ATGACCGACGAGAAGACCGGACGACGACGGGTCCTGCTGAAGCTCTCCGGAGAGGCGTTCGGCGCCGGCTCCCTGGGGGTCAACCCGGACGTGATCAGCAGCATCGCGAAGGAGATCGCGATCGCGGCCCGGGAGGTCGAGGTGGCGATCGTGGTCGGCGGTGGCAACTTCTTCCGCGGCGCGGAGCTTTCGCAGCGCGGGATGGACCGCGGCCGCGCGGACTACATGGGCATGCTCGGGACCGTGATGAACGCGCTCGCGCTCCAGGACTTCCTCGAGCAGGCCGGTGCCGCGACGCGGGTGCAGTCCGCGATCAGCATGACCCAGGTCGCCGAGCCGTACATCCCGCGGCGCGCTGAGCGACACCTCGAGAAGGGCCGCGTCGTCATCTTCGGTGCGGGTGCCGGCCTGCCCTACTTCTCCACCGACACCGTGGCCGCCCAGCGCGCCCTCGAGATCGGCGCCGAAGAGGTCCTGGTCGCGAAGAACGGCGTCGACGGCGTCTACTCGGCCGACCCGAAGAAGGACCCGACGGCCGAGAAGCTCCACCACGTCACGTACCAGGACGCACTGCTGAAGGGCCTCAAGGTCGTCGACGCCACCGCGTTCTCGCTCTGCATGGACAACGGCATGCCGATGCACGTGTTCGG